A region of Corynebacterium glucuronolyticum DSM 44120 DNA encodes the following proteins:
- a CDS encoding NADP-dependent isocitrate dehydrogenase: MSTIIYTRTDESPLMATYSLKPIVEAYAKAGGIDVETRDISLAHRILAEFGLASDDLAELGALAKKPEANIVKLPNISASVPQLKKAIAELQAAGYDIPNFEDAEDKYSNVKGSAVNPVLREGNSDRRAPQAVKNFARKHPHTMGEWSADSKTAVATMDDHDFRHNEQSVIMPADDTLTIVLKTADGEKEFKKVPVLAGEVVDSTFMSARALDAFLAEQLARADKEGILFSVHLKATMMKVSDPIMFGHVVRTYFADVYEKYGEELLAAGLNGENGLGSVIEGLSELEHGEEIRDAIATRLADGPALAMVNSDKGITNLHVPSDVIVDASMPAMIRTSGHMWNADGQEQDTLAVLPDSCYAGVYQAVIDDCKENGAFDPTTMGTVPNVGLMAQKAEEYGSHDKTFKVPADGTVEVRNSAGEVLMSHEVEAGDIWRACQAKDAPIRDWVQLAVRRSRESGMPAIFWLDPERAHDRNMKTLVEKYLADEDTDGLDISILSPVEATKKSVERIRRGEDTISVTGNVLRDYNTDLFPILEVGTSAKMLSIVPLMAGGGLFETGAGGSAPKLVQQLFEENHLRWDSLGEFMALAESLRKAGSETLATALEAATEKLLSEGKSPKRNAGENDNRGSHFWLARYWAEALADGELKDTFAPVAEKLAANSDQIEKELLEVQGSPVDLGGYYFPDEEKTTAVMRPSATFNEIIDAI, encoded by the coding sequence GTGAGCACAATTATCTACACCCGCACTGACGAGTCCCCACTGATGGCTACCTACTCCCTCAAACCCATCGTGGAGGCCTACGCCAAGGCTGGTGGCATCGACGTGGAAACCCGCGACATCTCGTTGGCACACCGCATCCTTGCCGAATTTGGGCTCGCATCCGACGACCTCGCCGAGCTCGGTGCACTGGCCAAGAAGCCCGAGGCGAACATCGTCAAACTGCCGAACATCTCCGCCTCTGTCCCGCAGCTGAAGAAGGCCATCGCCGAACTGCAGGCAGCCGGCTACGACATCCCGAACTTCGAGGACGCAGAAGACAAGTACTCCAACGTCAAGGGCTCTGCGGTTAACCCCGTCCTGCGCGAGGGCAACTCCGACCGCCGCGCCCCGCAGGCCGTGAAGAACTTCGCCCGCAAGCACCCGCACACCATGGGTGAATGGTCTGCGGATTCCAAGACGGCCGTCGCCACCATGGACGACCACGATTTCCGCCACAACGAGCAGTCCGTCATCATGCCCGCAGACGACACCCTCACCATCGTCCTGAAAACCGCAGACGGCGAGAAGGAATTCAAGAAGGTGCCGGTACTGGCCGGTGAGGTTGTCGACTCCACCTTCATGTCTGCCCGCGCCCTCGACGCGTTCCTCGCTGAGCAGCTCGCCCGCGCAGACAAGGAAGGCATCCTCTTCTCCGTCCATCTCAAGGCCACGATGATGAAGGTCTCCGACCCGATCATGTTCGGCCACGTCGTCCGCACCTACTTCGCAGACGTGTACGAGAAGTACGGCGAGGAGCTGCTCGCTGCGGGCCTCAACGGCGAAAACGGCCTCGGCTCCGTCATCGAGGGCCTGTCCGAACTTGAGCACGGCGAAGAAATCCGCGACGCGATTGCCACGCGCCTCGCCGACGGCCCCGCGCTCGCCATGGTCAACTCCGACAAGGGCATCACCAACCTGCACGTCCCCTCCGACGTCATTGTCGACGCCTCCATGCCGGCCATGATCCGCACCTCCGGCCACATGTGGAACGCCGATGGCCAGGAGCAGGACACGCTCGCTGTCCTCCCCGACTCCTGCTACGCAGGCGTCTACCAGGCCGTCATCGACGACTGTAAGGAAAACGGCGCCTTCGACCCGACCACCATGGGCACCGTGCCGAACGTCGGCCTCATGGCGCAGAAGGCCGAGGAGTACGGCTCCCACGACAAGACCTTCAAGGTTCCCGCCGACGGAACCGTCGAGGTGCGTAACTCCGCCGGCGAGGTTCTCATGAGCCACGAGGTAGAGGCCGGCGACATCTGGCGCGCCTGCCAGGCCAAGGACGCCCCCATCCGCGACTGGGTGCAGCTCGCCGTCCGCCGCTCCCGCGAATCCGGCATGCCCGCGATCTTCTGGCTCGATCCGGAGCGCGCCCACGACCGCAACATGAAGACCCTGGTGGAGAAGTACCTTGCCGACGAGGACACCGACGGCCTGGACATCTCCATCCTCTCCCCCGTCGAGGCCACCAAGAAGTCGGTCGAGCGCATCCGCCGCGGCGAGGACACCATCTCCGTCACCGGCAACGTCCTGCGCGACTACAACACGGACCTGTTCCCCATTCTTGAGGTGGGCACCTCCGCCAAGATGCTGTCCATCGTCCCGCTCATGGCCGGCGGTGGACTGTTTGAGACCGGTGCAGGTGGATCCGCACCGAAGCTCGTCCAGCAGCTGTTCGAGGAAAACCACCTCCGCTGGGATTCCCTCGGCGAGTTCATGGCCCTTGCCGAGTCCCTGCGCAAGGCCGGCTCTGAGACCCTCGCTACCGCCCTGGAGGCAGCCACTGAGAAGCTGCTGAGCGAAGGCAAGTCCCCGAAGCGCAACGCCGGCGAGAACGACAACCGTGGTTCCCACTTCTGGCTCGCCCGCTACTGGGCCGAGGCCCTTGCCGACGGCGAGTTGAAGGACACCTTCGCCCCCGTCGCCGAGAAGCTGGCAGCCAACTCCGACCAGATCGAAAAGGAGCTCCTCGAGGTCCAGGGCTCCCCCGTCGACCTCGGCGGCTACTACTTCCCCGACGAGGAAAAGACCACCGCCGTCATGCGCCCGTCGGCCACTTTCAACGAGATCATCGACGCGATCTAG
- a CDS encoding exodeoxyribonuclease III codes for MSHKIASVNVNGIRAAASKSPGFHDWLRTADVDIVLLQEVRATPEQAEKALAPALAEGWHLTLHDSAAKGRAGVAILTTRPVTDVRTGVPGFEDSGRFVSALVDDLFVASLYLPTGAAGTAKQDEKYRFLDALEIQLAEIAANHEKAVVAGDWNICHAPNDLKNFNSNKKKAGCLPGERAFMDAIFGTFPFAESQVDSHGIFEGAVDYVREGRREASTSPQWFDVARRLHPEDAPYTWWTYRGKAFDTNAGWRIDVQAATKAMMERAESTRVDRADEWGTRWSDHAPLVVTYRD; via the coding sequence ATGTCTCACAAAATAGCTTCGGTAAACGTCAACGGTATCCGCGCCGCCGCCTCCAAGAGCCCCGGTTTCCACGATTGGCTGCGCACGGCCGATGTGGATATTGTGCTGCTGCAGGAGGTCCGTGCTACCCCTGAGCAGGCGGAAAAGGCCTTGGCCCCGGCGCTAGCGGAGGGCTGGCACCTGACCCTCCACGATTCTGCGGCGAAGGGGCGCGCGGGGGTAGCGATTCTGACCACCCGCCCGGTCACCGATGTGCGCACGGGGGTACCCGGGTTTGAGGATTCTGGTCGCTTCGTTTCTGCGCTTGTCGACGACCTCTTCGTCGCGTCCCTCTATCTGCCCACGGGGGCTGCTGGTACCGCAAAGCAGGACGAGAAATACCGGTTCCTCGACGCGTTGGAGATCCAGCTCGCGGAAATCGCCGCCAACCATGAAAAGGCCGTCGTCGCCGGCGACTGGAACATCTGCCACGCGCCGAACGATTTGAAGAACTTCAACTCCAATAAGAAGAAGGCGGGGTGCCTGCCCGGCGAGCGTGCCTTCATGGATGCGATTTTTGGCACCTTCCCGTTCGCAGAGAGCCAGGTCGACTCCCACGGCATCTTCGAGGGTGCCGTCGACTACGTCCGGGAGGGCAGGAGAGAGGCGTCGACAAGCCCCCAATGGTTCGACGTTGCGCGACGGCTGCACCCAGAAGATGCACCGTACACGTGGTGGACCTACCGCGGGAAGGCCTTCGACACCAACGCCGGCTGGCGCATCGATGTCCAGGCTGCGACGAAGGCGATGATGGAACGCGCCGAGTCCACCCGCGTCGACCGCGCCGACGAGTGGGGAACCCGCTGGTCCGACCACGCGCCGCTGGTGGTGACCTACCGTGACTAG
- the budA gene encoding acetolactate decarboxylase encodes MTRVRHPFFQNSLMSALLDGIYDGEMTIGELLGRGNFGLGTFDGLDGEMVILDGVCWQLRSDGTATRADLDARTPFAVVTNFVPHITAKAPDNLARKDVSAFIDSLIHSQNYMYALRITGDFADVTTRTVVKQEKPYPKMVEATQSDAVVHMDHVSGTIAGFRTPVYEQGISVPGCHVHFLDSEHSHGGHVLDFSLLSGTIELCVGTDLQLRLPLTDEFSRAELAPDDLQQQIETTE; translated from the coding sequence GTGACTAGAGTCCGCCACCCGTTCTTCCAAAACTCACTCATGAGCGCGCTTCTCGACGGCATCTACGACGGTGAGATGACAATCGGCGAGCTCCTCGGCCGTGGCAACTTCGGCCTCGGCACCTTCGACGGCCTCGACGGAGAAATGGTCATCCTCGACGGCGTGTGCTGGCAGCTGCGTTCCGACGGCACCGCCACCCGCGCAGACCTCGACGCGCGCACCCCGTTTGCCGTGGTCACCAACTTCGTCCCCCACATCACGGCGAAAGCACCCGACAACCTTGCGCGTAAAGACGTGTCGGCGTTCATCGACTCGCTCATCCACTCCCAGAATTACATGTACGCGCTGCGGATCACCGGCGACTTCGCCGACGTCACCACCCGCACTGTGGTGAAGCAGGAAAAGCCGTACCCAAAGATGGTGGAAGCCACGCAATCCGATGCCGTCGTCCACATGGATCACGTCTCCGGAACCATCGCCGGCTTCCGCACGCCCGTCTACGAGCAAGGCATCTCCGTCCCCGGCTGCCACGTCCACTTCCTTGATTCTGAGCACAGCCACGGTGGCCACGTCCTCGACTTTTCTTTGCTTTCGGGCACCATCGAGCTGTGCGTGGGCACGGATCTGCAGCTCCGCTTGCCCCTCACCGACGAGTTTTCCCGCGCCGAGCTTGCGCCCGATGACTTGCAGCAACAAATCGAAACGACCGAGTAA